The genomic segment TGGAGGAATTGGAAAATGAAGAAGTCAAATTTTTTACTCGCGGTTTTAATCATTTCTTGCATGGCATCCATGTCTTTTGGTGTGTCGGCCTTTTTTAGAGATGACCTTTCAGAAGCTACTGATGACTATCACTGGTCGGACACAACAGCCTGGTACCTTATTAACGATGTTGGATCTCCTGCCCTTGGTCGCGTACCGCTTATAACTGATACTGTTTTCCTGTATTTTCAAAGAGAAACAGTTGTCAACAGTGATGCTTTCTGTAACTCCTTATTCGTTGGATACTGGAATGAAGGTGCAAAGCTGACCCTGGCGCCGGGCGATTACACTTTAAAAGTGAACAGCCAATTGTTAGGCGGCCGCAGCGGAACTGGCAACGTAATCACTCAAAATGGCGGCACCTTTAGAGCTGATGTCGGTGTTCGCCTTGGTTATGATACCGCAGAGACAGTTTACAATATGAACGCTGGTACACTTACCACTGCCGGTGCTGGTGTTGTGACAAGAGGTATTGTAGTTGGAACCGGTGGTGATAGCTTGAAAGATGGCTCATCCACAACATTCAATCAGACCGGCGGCACAGTAACAACCGGCGAGCTTGCTGTTGGTAAAGCCGGCACGACTGGTATTTACAATCTCACAGGCGGAACGATTAATGGGATTTATTGGAGCACTAACTTTAAGATTGGTGCAATTGGTTCTGCTAAAGCGTCAATAAAATCCGAATTTAATTTGGGCAATGCCGTCAGTACTGGAACAATTACCGGTTCTGCAGATGCAAGTCTGTATATCGATTGCCGCAACTCGTCCCTGAATGGTTGGGGTGTTATACAGGCAGGCAGCAAGACGAGCACCGCAAGCAGGCTGTTCAATGATGGCACGATTAAGGCTGATGGTTTTGGCATTGACCGTACTTTAGATGTTTCAAACTACAACAGAGTTGTTTCAAATTCCGGCGTTTCCGGAGCTGTCAATACAGGCACAAATGGATACTATGCCGTTAATCATGGCAAACTTCTTTTACCCAGCGTTACAGTGGCTGCCGGCAACGGCGCTTACAATTGGGGTGAAGATGCCGCACGCAGCGTAACCAGTCTTGTAAACAGTGTACGCGTAACTTTCACAAATGCTTCAGAAGGTTCTTTGGATATAGCGTTGTTGGCGAATGACCGCACAGATGTTGTCGCTTATGATGGCAAAACTTTCATAGGCATTTGGAGTTTTGCACAAATGACATTTGATAATGCGAATATTGCTTTCAGATATGATGAAGCATTGGCAGCCGGACTTGGAATTGATGAAGAATCACTCAATATTTTCAAACTTGAAGGTACTAACTGGGTTGCTCTTGCGAGTACAGTTGATTCAATTAACAATCGTATAACCGCAAATGTTGACGAGTTTTCAGTTTTTGCAGTAGGTGTTCCAGAGCCTGCAACCGTTATTCTTTTGGGACTTGGTCTTTCACTTCTTGGAAGAAAGCGTAAATAATAATTTAATAGATTGTAATTTTGGGAGGACATTATGTCCTCCCAAAAATTTTGCTCTCAAAATCGTAATTTGGTAGTTCCTGTTTCAAAGAATAGGTTTTAATATAGGAGATTCAGTAATGAAAAACATGTTTTTTCAAAAAAATGTAATAATTGCAATAATGGCGATTATGGCAGTTACAACTGTGGTTTCCCTCGCAGGGGATACTATGTTCTTTGAGGATTGGCGATCAGAGGGAGACGACTGGTATTGGGACTGCACAACAGCATGGTATGATATATATACTACTCCGTGGTTTAGAATTCCTATTCCAGGTAACGACGATAATATTTATATAGATGATAACAGGACATGTATTTTTCGAACAAACGATGACTTAGGCAATCCAGTTGCAAGCCCTCTCGTGAGGATTACATATCTTGGCGACTATGAGAGTGGCGGTCATTTATCACTCCAGGCAGGCGAATATACCTATACCTCAACGCTTGGAATTTATGAAACGGAAATGGAGACCAGCATTACTCAATACGGCGGTGGGGTCATCGGTAGAATTTCCGTTGGTATGAAGCATGACAGATCCTCTCCGAATCATCATGACGCAAACAGTACCTATAACCTTTATGCTGGTCAAGTTACCGCAAATCCAATCGTTATAGCTGCTTCTTCTCCAGGTACAGGCCTGAAATGCAAAGGCACTTTCAATATTTATGACGGCTATGTAAAAACCAAAGAGCTGTCCCTGGCGAAGGCTGATTGTAACGCAGTTGTTAATATGACAGGCGGAACTCTTGAGATTTATGATGTTACCGGCGGAACTCTTCAGGTTGACATAAAAGTTGGATGGGCTGGCGCTAAAGAGGCGACGTTCAATTTTGGAAATGAAGAATCAACAGGACTTATAACTTCTCTTGCCGGCCAGAACGCCAATATATGGCTATTGAAAGATATTGGTATATTCAATGGCTGGGGACAAGTTACACTTGCAAATCGAATCTTTAACGATGGTATCATACAAGCAAATGGTTATGGCACCGAAAGAGATTTGGATATGTCCGCTATGGCTCTTGTGAGAAATGTTAATGACAATCTTGTCGGCAAGACTAATGGATGGTATGCGATGAACAAAG from the Planctomycetaceae bacterium genome contains:
- a CDS encoding PEP-CTERM sorting domain-containing protein (PEP-CTERM proteins occur, often in large numbers, in the proteomes of bacteria that also encode an exosortase, a predicted intramembrane cysteine proteinase. The presence of a PEP-CTERM domain at a protein's C-terminus predicts cleavage within the sorting domain, followed by covalent anchoring to some some component of the (usually Gram-negative) cell surface. Many PEP-CTERM proteins exhibit an unusual sequence composition that includes large numbers of potential glycosylation sites. Expression of one such protein has been shown restore the ability of a bacterium to form floc, a type of biofilm.), whose protein sequence is MKKSNFLLAVLIISCMASMSFGVSAFFRDDLSEATDDYHWSDTTAWYLINDVGSPALGRVPLITDTVFLYFQRETVVNSDAFCNSLFVGYWNEGAKLTLAPGDYTLKVNSQLLGGRSGTGNVITQNGGTFRADVGVRLGYDTAETVYNMNAGTLTTAGAGVVTRGIVVGTGGDSLKDGSSTTFNQTGGTVTTGELAVGKAGTTGIYNLTGGTINGIYWSTNFKIGAIGSAKASIKSEFNLGNAVSTGTITGSADASLYIDCRNSSLNGWGVIQAGSKTSTASRLFNDGTIKADGFGIDRTLDVSNYNRVVSNSGVSGAVNTGTNGYYAVNHGKLLLPSVTVAAGNGAYNWGEDAARSVTSLVNSVRVTFTNASEGSLDIALLANDRTDVVAYDGKTFIGIWSFAQMTFDNANIAFRYDEALAAGLGIDEESLNIFKLEGTNWVALASTVDSINNRITANVDEFSVFAVGVPEPATVILLGLGLSLLGRKRK